One genomic segment of uncultured Ilyobacter sp. includes these proteins:
- a CDS encoding cold-shock protein, translated as MVKWFNGEKGFGFITAEDGADVFVHFSEINKPGFKTLEEGERVSFEITKGQKGPQASNVTAE; from the coding sequence ATGGAGAAAAAGGATTCGGATTTATCACTGCTGAGGACGGAGCAGATGTGTTCGTACACTTTTCTGAAATAAACAAGCCTGGTTTCAAGACTTTAGAAGAGGGAGAAAGAGTATCTTTCGAAATCACTAAAGGTCAAAAAGGACCGCAAGCTTCTAACGTAACAGCTGAATAA